The following proteins are co-located in the Flammeovirga kamogawensis genome:
- a CDS encoding TonB-dependent receptor plug domain-containing protein: MKNNLLRKRHFFTIVLFLLTYSIFGQTKIETDTSKITEYYLEEISVNSGRVPQLYSEQARIVTYIDSEKLQEMPVQSLDQVLGYVAGVDMRSRGPLGVQGDLNIRGGSFDQSLVMLNGVNMNNPQTGHLNLFLPVDMEAAYGVEVLEGPASRVFGANAFTGAVNVQTKPLDQNNIYAHAMYGDYNLQKYTGRVNLASEKTRHLITTSYKKSDGYTDNTDFEDVTAYYHGSYDVKGGTFDLTAGYSDKGFGANSFYTPAYPNQYERNQLYHGSLRFTNNGKIKITPMIYWNRTYDRFELFRENPASWYQNHNYHRMDAAGANVNAVIPSKFGKTAIGLDARYEGIISNVLGTPLDNPVAIEGVENTAYTNGKERYNYSLFLEHNVILGKFTASVGLMFNYNTQLEENGKGFDIFPGADVSYALSNSWRLFTTVNTAMRIPTYTDLYYDGPTNVGNDSLKEERAVTLELGAKYDKNGISGSASVFRRWGTDIIDWVKEHPDSLWQAQNLTELTTTGVTLNAGFDLTQMLHKEVFLKNIRFSYLYLTADKGSSEYISNYVLDYLKHKATLGISHGLFLKNLKADWQVVYQDRNGSFTAYDPNGNGQEVSYDPFTTVDLRISYTWKNLYFYGEGSNIFDVQYYDIGNIQQPGRWLRAGIKMNLDF; encoded by the coding sequence ATGAAAAATAATCTACTTCGAAAGAGACATTTCTTTACAATTGTACTCTTCTTACTCACGTACTCTATTTTCGGACAAACAAAAATAGAAACTGATACATCAAAAATTACAGAATATTATTTAGAAGAAATCTCTGTTAATTCGGGTCGTGTACCTCAACTCTACTCAGAACAAGCTAGAATTGTTACTTATATTGATAGCGAAAAGCTTCAGGAAATGCCAGTACAAAGCTTAGATCAAGTATTAGGTTATGTTGCTGGTGTTGATATGAGATCTCGAGGCCCTTTAGGTGTTCAAGGTGACTTAAACATCAGAGGTGGTTCTTTTGATCAATCATTAGTGATGTTGAACGGTGTTAATATGAATAACCCACAAACAGGACATCTTAATCTATTCCTGCCTGTTGATATGGAAGCAGCTTATGGTGTAGAGGTTTTAGAAGGACCTGCGTCTAGGGTATTTGGTGCAAATGCATTTACAGGAGCTGTAAACGTTCAAACTAAACCATTGGATCAAAATAATATTTACGCACACGCCATGTATGGTGATTATAATCTACAGAAGTATACAGGTAGAGTCAATTTGGCTTCAGAGAAAACAAGACATCTTATCACTACATCTTATAAAAAAAGTGATGGATATACAGATAATACAGATTTTGAAGATGTCACAGCTTATTATCATGGTAGCTATGATGTGAAAGGTGGCACATTTGATCTTACAGCAGGATATTCTGATAAAGGGTTTGGTGCTAATTCTTTTTATACGCCTGCTTACCCTAATCAATATGAAAGAAATCAGTTATACCATGGTTCTTTACGTTTTACTAATAATGGTAAGATTAAAATTACACCAATGATATATTGGAATAGAACTTACGATAGGTTCGAGTTATTTAGAGAAAACCCTGCGTCATGGTATCAGAATCATAATTACCATAGAATGGATGCTGCTGGAGCAAATGTAAATGCCGTTATACCATCAAAATTTGGTAAAACTGCTATTGGGTTAGATGCTAGATATGAAGGAATAATTAGTAATGTATTGGGAACTCCACTAGATAATCCCGTTGCAATTGAAGGTGTAGAAAATACAGCTTACACAAATGGAAAAGAAAGATATAATTACAGTTTATTCTTAGAACACAACGTTATTCTTGGCAAATTTACGGCCTCTGTAGGTTTAATGTTTAATTACAATACGCAGTTAGAAGAAAATGGAAAAGGTTTTGATATATTTCCTGGTGCTGATGTTTCTTATGCATTATCTAACTCTTGGAGACTATTTACCACTGTAAATACTGCAATGCGTATTCCTACGTATACAGATTTATATTATGATGGACCAACAAATGTAGGAAATGACTCACTTAAAGAAGAAAGAGCCGTTACACTAGAATTAGGTGCTAAATACGATAAAAATGGTATTTCAGGTAGTGCATCTGTTTTTAGGCGTTGGGGAACTGATATTATTGATTGGGTAAAAGAACATCCTGATAGTTTATGGCAAGCTCAAAATTTAACAGAGTTAACCACTACTGGCGTTACACTAAATGCTGGCTTTGATCTGACACAAATGCTCCATAAAGAGGTTTTCTTAAAAAATATTCGGTTCTCTTATTTATACTTAACTGCTGATAAAGGTTCTAGTGAGTATATATCTAATTATGTACTTGATTATTTGAAACATAAAGCTACTTTAGGAATATCACATGGTTTATTTTTAAAAAATCTAAAAGCTGATTGGCAAGTAGTTTATCAAGATAGAAATGGTTCTTTTACAGCATATGATCCCAATGGAAATGGACAAGAAGTCAGTTATGATCCTTTTACCACAGTTGATCTAAGAATAAGCTACACTTGGAAAAACTTGTATTTCTACGGAGAAGGAAGCAATATCTTTGACGTCCAATATTATGATATTGGTAATATTCAACAACCTGGCAGATGGTTGAGAGCGGGTATTAAAATGAATTTAGATTTCTAA